Proteins encoded within one genomic window of Komagataella phaffii GS115 chromosome 3, complete sequence:
- a CDS encoding Mitochondrial translational activator of the COB mRNA, whose product MATTAKEVAKRLVSVLESFPKERIEHFASFKEVQAERFAVIAGLPSKSKDLKTTKSNKSIAEIVSSTLSNKSGPKDTFKTDALTSQVLEQQLVSAANISQNKYSTYYPISSKLLKPKGNPNYYDRLVGDLEKGGKQKEGLLSGMMTVITGKY is encoded by the coding sequence ATGGCTACCACAGCAAAAGAAGTCGCAAAACGGTTGGTGTCCGTTTTGGAGTCATTTCCAAAGGAAAGAATAGAACATTTCGCCTCTTTCAAGGAGGTTCAAGCCGAGAGATTTGCCGTGATTGCTGGATTACCATCCAAATCCaaggatttgaagacaacCAAGTCAAACAAATCTATCGCAGAGATTGTCTCTTCTACATTGAGCAACAAAAGTGGTCCCAAAGATACATTCAAGACTGACGCTTTAACGTCGCAGGTTCTAGAGCAGCAGCTGGTTTCCGCTGCAAATATTTCACAGAACAAGTACTCTACATATTATCCAATCAGCTCCAAGCTATTGAAACCAAAAGGTAACCCAAATTATTACGACAGATTGGTAGGTGATTTGGAGAAAGGTGGTAAGCAAAAGGAGGGACTATTGTCCGGAATGATGACTGTTATAACGGGAAAGTATTAG